The Microbulbifer hydrolyticus genome has a segment encoding these proteins:
- a CDS encoding TenA family transcriptional regulator, with the protein MLFYDELQQRTEEARLSLLNVPLIQAGARGEITLPQYVAFLTQAYHHVKHTVPLMMACGSRLGGHQEWLREALAEYIEEEIGHQEWILNDIAACGADAEAVRHGRPNFSTEMMVAYAYDAIARGNPVSFFGMVNVLEGTSIALATSAARAIQTSLGLPNKAFSYLLSHGDLDIGHVDFFRGLMNRIECDTDKAAIVHSARAFYRLYGDIFREVERCSPTLEAA; encoded by the coding sequence ATGCTGTTCTATGACGAACTACAACAAAGGACCGAAGAGGCTCGCCTGTCACTGTTGAATGTGCCACTGATCCAGGCTGGCGCCCGCGGCGAAATCACACTGCCACAGTATGTGGCTTTCCTGACCCAGGCCTACCACCACGTTAAGCATACGGTGCCGCTGATGATGGCCTGCGGCAGTCGCCTCGGAGGTCACCAGGAATGGCTGCGCGAGGCGCTGGCAGAGTACATCGAAGAGGAGATCGGGCATCAGGAGTGGATCCTGAATGACATCGCTGCCTGTGGTGCCGATGCCGAGGCGGTGCGTCACGGTCGACCGAACTTCTCCACCGAGATGATGGTGGCCTACGCCTACGATGCCATTGCCAGGGGTAACCCGGTGAGCTTCTTTGGCATGGTCAATGTCCTCGAGGGCACCAGTATCGCGCTGGCAACCAGTGCCGCACGTGCAATCCAGACTTCGCTGGGATTGCCGAACAAGGCCTTCAGCTACCTGCTGTCGCACGGCGATCTCGACATAGGACATGTAGATTTCTTCCGCGGCCTGATGAACCGGATCGAGTGTGACACCGACAAGGCAGCCATCGTGCACAGCGCGCGGGCGTTCTACCGCCTGTACGGGGACATCTTCCGTGAAGTCGAGCGCTGTTCCCCAACACTGGAGGCGGCGTGA
- a CDS encoding tetratricopeptide repeat protein has translation MKGLPLAAQKCSRAIAVLVVALFSQMFFSLTAMADSADERVAELQTAWAKIKYRTPEKQQAAQFSELIGQAQAATAAYPQSAPVWVWSGIIRASYAGAKGGLGALSAVKAAKSDLEQAIAIDGSVLDGAAYTSLGSLYYQVPSWPIGFGNDKKAESFLRKGLEFGAKDVDANYFYADYLFQKKNYAQALEYLHRAEQAPTDPQRPVASEGRLGEIKSLQAKIQQEMH, from the coding sequence ATGAAAGGTTTGCCACTTGCCGCGCAAAAATGTTCCCGTGCCATCGCCGTTTTGGTGGTCGCGTTGTTTTCCCAGATGTTTTTCTCACTGACCGCTATGGCGGATTCGGCGGACGAGCGTGTCGCCGAGCTGCAAACTGCCTGGGCAAAGATCAAGTACCGCACGCCGGAGAAGCAACAGGCCGCGCAGTTCTCCGAACTCATTGGCCAGGCGCAGGCGGCCACCGCGGCCTACCCGCAGAGCGCACCGGTGTGGGTGTGGAGCGGCATCATTCGCGCCTCCTATGCCGGGGCCAAGGGTGGTTTGGGAGCGCTGTCCGCGGTAAAGGCGGCGAAGTCCGACCTGGAGCAGGCCATCGCCATCGATGGCAGTGTGCTGGACGGAGCCGCCTATACCAGCCTCGGCTCCCTGTATTACCAGGTGCCGAGCTGGCCAATAGGGTTCGGCAATGATAAAAAAGCCGAATCCTTTCTGCGTAAAGGACTGGAATTTGGCGCCAAAGACGTGGATGCCAACTACTTCTACGCCGACTACCTTTTCCAGAAGAAAAACTACGCGCAGGCGCTTGAGTACCTGCACCGTGCGGAGCAGGCACCAACAGACCCCCAGCGGCCTGTCGCCAGCGAGGGGCGGTTGGGAGAAATCAAAAGTCTGCAGGCGAAAATACAGCAGGAAATGCACTAG
- a CDS encoding thermostable hemolysin, with protein MEAETYPTMETRTNSGARIFAPGVCPGFSLSAAGDEDREAIESYIAATFSETYGARLYHFMPLLLARRNETGLVSALGMRRADTAPLFLEQYLNQPVERALADATGSEVARCDIVEIGNLVSTSRGGSRLLFLMLAELFAAADVTWAIFTATPEVRRLLQKLTGNQFVLCQADGRRLGDRLADWGSYYETKPAVTAINVAEERRALLEHPLARELLQACSGPAQQMASSMREVHPCN; from the coding sequence ATGGAAGCGGAAACCTATCCAACGATGGAAACAAGAACGAATAGTGGCGCGAGGATTTTTGCGCCAGGTGTCTGTCCGGGGTTCTCCCTGAGCGCCGCCGGGGATGAAGACCGTGAGGCGATTGAATCCTATATCGCAGCAACCTTCTCCGAGACCTACGGGGCCCGGCTGTACCACTTTATGCCGCTGCTACTGGCGCGGCGCAACGAGACCGGGCTGGTATCCGCCCTGGGAATGCGCCGGGCGGATACCGCGCCGCTGTTCCTGGAGCAATACCTGAACCAGCCGGTTGAGCGCGCTTTGGCGGATGCTACCGGCAGTGAGGTGGCGCGTTGCGACATCGTGGAGATCGGAAACCTGGTGTCCACCTCGCGCGGCGGGAGTCGCCTGCTGTTTCTCATGCTGGCGGAACTGTTTGCGGCAGCGGACGTGACCTGGGCCATTTTTACCGCCACACCGGAAGTCCGTCGCCTGTTGCAGAAGCTCACTGGCAACCAGTTTGTCCTGTGCCAGGCCGACGGCCGGCGGCTGGGTGACCGGCTCGCGGACTGGGGCAGCTACTACGAGACAAAGCCGGCGGTCACCGCGATCAATGTCGCGGAAGAGCGTCGCGCGCTACTCGAGCATCCACTGGCCCGGGAGCTGCTGCAGGCCTGTTCCGGTCCGGCACAGCAAATGGCTTCCTCAATGCGGGAGGTACACCCATGCAATTGA
- a CDS encoding AMP-binding protein, protein MQLIEQITAYAAQYPTRNALVGLRGLETGGSTKVNSNSDLSYAQLFGALDALASGLQRQGIEVLGLFADNGPEWLLVDLACQQAGVTLVPLPGFFSAQQLEHTIRASGMQALLTDDCERFTPLEPVGEALGELAGLTLIEIPQATRVALPAETAKVTFTSGSTGTPRGVCLANETQYATAAALAQALVELGCARHLCLLPLATLLENVAGAYTCWLLGGTVIAPSLEKLGFHGSSQLDPAQLCRCIDECQPDSLILLPQILKLLVAQVRLGQWQAPPSLRFVAVGGGKVSPELLRQARTLGLPVFEGYGLSECGSVVALNLPGADCPGAAGRPLPHCEIRVCDGEVQVRGPRYLGYLGDSGVGSDMDGDWLATGDLGAIDKDGFLHITGRKKNLLISAFGRNISPEWVESEILLTPMLLQCVVIGDARPHCCALVFPLPGTEDAQVDRWIQAINERLPDYAQIRNWARLPAPLSFDDGLLTANGRPRRDAISHRYAESIETLYGESHAVL, encoded by the coding sequence ATGCAATTGATCGAGCAGATCACTGCATACGCTGCGCAGTACCCCACACGGAATGCCCTTGTGGGCTTGCGCGGGCTGGAAACCGGCGGCAGCACCAAGGTCAACAGTAATAGTGATCTGAGCTACGCGCAGTTGTTTGGGGCGCTGGACGCGCTGGCCAGTGGCCTGCAACGTCAGGGCATCGAGGTACTCGGGTTATTTGCGGACAACGGACCCGAGTGGCTGCTTGTGGATCTGGCGTGTCAGCAAGCGGGCGTGACGCTGGTGCCGCTTCCCGGCTTTTTTTCCGCGCAACAGCTCGAGCACACCATTCGCGCCAGTGGTATGCAGGCGCTGTTGACCGATGACTGCGAGCGTTTCACCCCGCTTGAGCCGGTGGGTGAAGCCCTGGGAGAACTGGCCGGCCTGACCCTGATTGAGATTCCGCAAGCAACCCGGGTGGCGCTGCCCGCGGAAACCGCCAAGGTCACGTTTACCTCCGGTTCCACCGGAACCCCCCGCGGCGTGTGTCTGGCAAATGAAACCCAGTACGCCACCGCCGCTGCGCTCGCGCAGGCACTCGTGGAACTCGGTTGCGCTCGGCACCTGTGCCTGTTGCCACTGGCGACACTGCTGGAGAACGTCGCCGGTGCCTATACCTGCTGGTTGCTTGGAGGCACCGTCATTGCGCCCTCTCTGGAGAAGCTGGGTTTTCACGGCAGCTCACAACTGGATCCGGCGCAGCTGTGTCGTTGCATCGACGAGTGCCAGCCGGACAGCCTGATTCTACTGCCCCAGATCCTGAAGCTGCTGGTGGCACAAGTCCGGCTGGGGCAGTGGCAGGCACCGCCTTCCCTGCGCTTTGTCGCCGTCGGTGGTGGCAAGGTATCGCCGGAACTGCTGCGCCAGGCGCGCACACTGGGGCTGCCGGTGTTCGAGGGCTACGGCCTGTCCGAGTGTGGATCGGTGGTGGCGCTCAACCTGCCGGGGGCAGACTGTCCTGGCGCTGCCGGTCGCCCATTGCCGCACTGTGAAATCCGCGTGTGCGACGGCGAGGTCCAGGTACGCGGGCCCCGCTACCTGGGCTATCTGGGCGACAGCGGCGTCGGCAGTGATATGGATGGGGACTGGCTGGCAACCGGTGATCTGGGCGCCATCGACAAGGATGGTTTCCTGCATATCACCGGTCGCAAGAAGAACCTGCTCATCAGCGCCTTCGGTCGCAATATCTCGCCGGAGTGGGTGGAGAGTGAAATCCTTCTCACCCCGATGCTTCTGCAGTGTGTGGTCATCGGCGATGCGCGACCACACTGCTGTGCGCTGGTTTTTCCGCTCCCCGGTACGGAGGATGCGCAGGTCGACCGCTGGATACAGGCGATCAACGAGCGCCTTCCCGACTACGCACAGATCCGCAACTGGGCGCGTCTGCCTGCCCCACTTTCTTTCGACGATGGCCTGCTCACGGCGAACGGTCGCCCGCGTCGCGATGCCATCTCACACCGCTATGCCGAATCCATTGAAACGCTGTACGGAGAATCCCATGCTGTTCTATGA
- a CDS encoding SDR family oxidoreductase, producing MNTAAQSLTVLVTGASGGIGRAIAELLAARGHRLLLQGRDEKRLQQLCESLPGEAEHRVLVADLLDPDARQGLVQACRQQAGGVDVLINNAGVSTFALLADTRDDELVRILNTNLLAPMALTRDLMPVLQNSRRAAVINIGSAFGHIGHPGFSVYGASKSGLHGFTEALRREVADSGVRVHYLAPRAVDTAFNSDSVNALNRSLGNKSDSPQRVALACLNLLEGSGSRRRFIGWPERLFIKVNAIFPALVDSALAKKLPVIREYAQQNFPDLKGETP from the coding sequence ATGAATACCGCGGCACAGTCTTTGACGGTACTGGTCACCGGCGCCAGTGGCGGTATCGGGCGCGCGATTGCCGAGCTGCTCGCCGCGCGGGGACACCGGCTGTTGCTACAGGGGCGAGATGAAAAGCGCCTGCAGCAACTGTGTGAGTCCCTCCCGGGCGAGGCGGAACACCGGGTGCTGGTCGCCGACCTGCTGGACCCCGACGCTCGTCAGGGACTGGTACAGGCCTGCCGCCAACAAGCGGGTGGTGTGGACGTATTGATCAATAACGCCGGCGTATCGACGTTTGCTTTGCTGGCGGACACCCGCGATGACGAGCTGGTGCGCATTCTCAACACCAACCTGCTTGCACCGATGGCGCTGACCCGCGACTTGATGCCGGTGCTACAGAACAGCAGGCGCGCCGCGGTGATCAACATCGGTTCCGCGTTTGGCCATATCGGTCATCCCGGTTTCAGTGTCTATGGCGCCAGTAAATCCGGTCTCCACGGGTTCACCGAGGCCTTGCGTCGCGAGGTGGCTGATTCCGGCGTGCGCGTGCACTACCTGGCACCGCGCGCGGTGGATACCGCGTTCAACTCGGACTCGGTGAATGCACTCAATCGCTCACTCGGCAACAAGTCCGACTCGCCGCAGCGGGTTGCCCTGGCCTGCCTCAATCTCCTCGAAGGCAGCGGTAGCCGCCGGCGCTTTATCGGCTGGCCGGAGCGGCTGTTTATCAAGGTAAATGCAATTTTCCCCGCACTGGTGGATTCCGCACTGGCGAAGAAGCTGCCGGTTATCCGCGAGTATGCGCAACAGAATTTCCCCGACCTCAAAGGAGAAACACCATGA
- a CDS encoding response regulator transcription factor, which produces MRILLIEDDESLADGIATALRHTGYAVDLAARGGEGVSLARAAQPDVIVLDLGLPDIDGIEVLRQLRSYGVKSSVLILTARDDLASKVQGLDAGADDYLTKPFAVDELLARLRALERRAGVGLSAEIAIGDVQINLASHEVFRAGEAVRLSRREFTLLRALAERPGHILSREQLEDKLYSWGEEVSSNTVDVHIHNLRKKIYPEFIQTIRGVGYKVGPA; this is translated from the coding sequence ATGCGGATATTGCTAATCGAGGATGATGAGTCCCTGGCCGATGGCATTGCCACGGCACTACGCCATACGGGTTACGCCGTCGACCTGGCTGCGCGAGGAGGGGAGGGGGTTTCCCTCGCTCGCGCCGCGCAGCCGGATGTCATCGTTCTCGACCTCGGGTTACCGGATATCGATGGGATCGAGGTGTTGCGGCAGTTGCGCAGCTACGGTGTGAAGTCCTCGGTCCTGATACTCACCGCGCGGGATGATCTCGCCTCAAAAGTGCAGGGGCTGGACGCTGGCGCGGACGACTACCTGACCAAGCCGTTTGCAGTCGATGAGCTGCTCGCCCGCCTGCGCGCGCTGGAACGTCGCGCGGGCGTGGGGCTCAGCGCAGAGATCGCGATCGGCGATGTGCAGATCAACCTTGCCTCCCATGAAGTCTTTCGCGCGGGCGAGGCGGTGCGGTTGTCACGGCGGGAGTTTACCCTGTTGCGCGCTCTGGCCGAGCGTCCCGGGCATATCCTCAGCCGCGAGCAGCTGGAAGACAAGCTGTATAGCTGGGGTGAGGAAGTATCGAGCAACACCGTGGATGTGCACATTCACAACCTGCGCAAGAAAATCTATCCCGAATTTATCCAGACGATCCGCGGCGTAGGCTACAAGGTGGGCCCCGCATAG